The Christiangramia flava JLT2011 genome has a segment encoding these proteins:
- a CDS encoding RNA methyltransferase, with protein MQNRKLKNAELDRKSVEEFKNAEKTPMIVVLDNVRSLNNIGSVFRTADAFLIEKIYLCGITATPPHKDIHKTALGATDTVNWEYVENTTDLVKQLQQEEIKVYSIEQAENSISLNEFQLPDGKIAVVFGNEVKGVQQSVVTLSDGVIEIPQAGSKHSLNISVSAGVVLWDLYAKLTF; from the coding sequence ATGCAAAACAGGAAATTGAAAAATGCCGAGTTGGATCGCAAAAGCGTGGAAGAATTCAAAAATGCTGAAAAAACGCCTATGATCGTGGTCCTGGATAATGTTCGAAGCCTGAATAACATCGGTTCGGTGTTTCGTACGGCAGATGCTTTTCTAATCGAAAAGATCTATCTCTGCGGCATTACCGCCACACCACCTCATAAAGACATACACAAGACCGCTCTTGGGGCGACCGATACCGTGAACTGGGAATATGTGGAAAACACCACAGACCTGGTAAAACAGCTTCAGCAAGAGGAGATCAAAGTCTACAGTATTGAACAGGCTGAGAATTCAATTTCTTTGAATGAATTTCAGCTTCCTGACGGAAAAATCGCCGTAGTTTTCGGCAATGAGGTGAAAGGCGTGCAGCAAAGCGTTGTCACTCTAAGTGACGGGGTGATCGAGATCCCGCAGGCGGGAAGCAAACATTCTCTCAATATTTCAGTCAGCGCGGGAGTGGTGCTCTGGGATCTTTATGCTAAACTGACTTTTTAA